A genomic stretch from Serratia entomophila includes:
- a CDS encoding DUF2542 family protein: MGFGDIFLIIVIPLTSLMIMREGVKGYRRGAVDTLVKGSAVRVYAYKSEQPISFYFHVIFYILAGIAGWVLILYLYLWR, encoded by the coding sequence ATGGGTTTTGGCGATATATTTCTGATTATTGTTATTCCCCTCACCAGCCTGATGATAATGCGCGAAGGGGTGAAGGGTTACCGCAGGGGCGCTGTCGATACCCTGGTGAAAGGCTCGGCGGTCAGGGTGTATGCGTATAAATCAGAACAACCCATCAGCTTCTACTTTCACGTGATCTTCTATATTTTGGCGGGCATCGCCGGCTGGGTATTAATCCTGTACCTGTATCTCTGGCGCTGA
- a CDS encoding ABC transporter ATP-binding protein, whose translation MSQGLRIEHFSAGYPKRQVIRDLSVPMLPRGQITVLLGPNGSGKSTLLRSLAGLNPAQGKLWLDEGDLMQMPFARRAEKVVYLPQSLPAGVHLHVLESIIVAQRASGGRSNAGSEAEVMALLEQLGIAHLALSYLDQLSGGQKQLVGLAQSLIRQPSLLLLDEPLSALDLNYQFHVMDLVRRETRRRNIVTVVVVHDINIALRHGDHVLMLQDGDVIADGAPEQVITPHSLARVYGVRGRIERCSQGTPQVLIDGLVNQPVI comes from the coding sequence ATGAGCCAGGGTCTGCGTATCGAGCATTTCTCGGCCGGCTACCCTAAGCGCCAGGTTATCCGCGATCTTTCGGTGCCGATGCTGCCGCGCGGCCAGATCACCGTGCTGCTGGGCCCTAACGGCAGCGGCAAATCCACGCTGCTGCGTTCGCTGGCCGGGCTGAATCCGGCGCAGGGCAAGCTGTGGCTGGACGAGGGCGATCTGATGCAGATGCCGTTCGCCCGCCGGGCGGAGAAGGTGGTGTACCTGCCGCAATCGCTGCCCGCCGGGGTGCACCTGCACGTGCTGGAGTCGATCATCGTGGCGCAGCGCGCTTCGGGCGGCCGCAGCAACGCCGGCAGCGAAGCGGAAGTGATGGCTTTGCTGGAGCAACTGGGCATCGCCCATCTGGCCCTGAGCTATCTCGATCAGCTGTCCGGCGGCCAGAAACAGCTGGTGGGTTTGGCGCAGTCGCTGATCCGCCAGCCTTCGCTGCTGCTGCTCGACGAACCCTTGAGCGCGCTGGATCTCAATTACCAGTTCCACGTGATGGATCTGGTACGGCGCGAAACCCGCAGGCGCAATATCGTGACGGTGGTGGTGGTGCATGACATCAACATCGCGCTGCGCCATGGCGACCACGTGCTGATGCTGCAGGATGGCGATGTGATTGCCGACGGCGCGCCGGAACAGGTGATTACGCCGCACAGCCTAGCGCGGGTCTACGGCGTGCGCGGCCGTATCGAGCGCTGCTCGCAGGGCACGCCGCAGGTGCTGATCGACGGTTTGGTTAACCAGCCGGTGATTTGA
- a CDS encoding FecCD family ABC transporter permease, protein MSVSTDPVTGAKGQPDANVMGRYQHILRHRLLIMGVLALAILGSLLLDFTMGPSGLSLSSLWQTLIDPAAADAGTRVIVWDIRLPYALMAVVVGFALGLAGAEMQTILNNPLASPFTLGVSSAAAFGAALAIVLGIGIPGIPDQWFISANAFIFALFAALMLDGITRWTRVASSGVVLFGIALVFTFNALVSMMQFIASEDTLQGLVFWTMGSLARASWDKLGILLGVFAVLLPLSMMSSWKLTALRLGEDRAVSFGIDVRRLRLTTLLRISILSALAVAFVGPIGFIGLVAPHIARMIFGEDHRFYLPASALIGALVLSMASVASKNLVPGVIIPVGIVTSLVGVPFFLSIILRHRGNV, encoded by the coding sequence ATGAGCGTATCCACCGATCCCGTCACCGGCGCCAAGGGGCAACCCGACGCCAACGTCATGGGGCGTTATCAGCATATTTTGCGCCACCGCTTACTGATTATGGGCGTGTTGGCACTGGCGATCCTTGGCTCGCTGCTGCTGGATTTCACCATGGGCCCATCCGGGCTTTCGCTGTCCTCCCTGTGGCAAACGTTGATTGATCCCGCGGCGGCGGACGCCGGCACGCGAGTGATCGTCTGGGATATTCGCTTGCCTTACGCGCTGATGGCGGTGGTGGTAGGCTTTGCGCTTGGCCTGGCCGGCGCCGAAATGCAGACTATCCTCAACAACCCGCTGGCCAGCCCTTTTACCCTGGGCGTATCCTCCGCCGCGGCTTTTGGCGCTGCGCTGGCCATCGTGCTGGGCATCGGCATTCCGGGCATTCCGGACCAATGGTTCATCTCGGCCAACGCCTTTATTTTCGCTTTGTTCGCCGCGCTGATGCTGGACGGCATCACGCGTTGGACGCGGGTGGCCTCCTCCGGGGTGGTGCTGTTCGGCATCGCGCTGGTGTTTACCTTCAACGCGCTGGTGTCGATGATGCAGTTCATCGCCAGCGAAGACACGCTGCAGGGGCTGGTGTTCTGGACCATGGGCAGCCTGGCGCGCGCATCCTGGGATAAACTGGGCATTCTGCTCGGCGTCTTCGCGGTGCTGCTGCCGTTGTCGATGATGAGCTCGTGGAAGCTGACCGCGCTGCGCCTGGGGGAAGACCGGGCGGTGAGTTTCGGCATCGACGTGCGCCGCCTGCGCCTGACCACCTTGCTGCGCATCAGCATTCTCTCCGCGCTGGCGGTGGCCTTTGTCGGCCCCATCGGTTTTATCGGCCTGGTGGCGCCGCATATCGCCCGCATGATTTTTGGTGAAGATCACCGCTTCTATCTGCCGGCCAGCGCCCTGATTGGCGCACTGGTATTGTCGATGGCCTCTGTGGCGTCGAAAAATCTGGTTCCGGGCGTCATCATTCCGGTCGGCATCGTTACCTCGCTGGTGGGCGTGCCGTTCTTCCTGAGCATTATTCTGCGCCACCGGGGGAATGTATGA
- a CDS encoding GGDEF domain-containing protein has protein sequence MRSAPPALTPKRPALLNWLLHSPRHADSDPFKRQMRRSLAPSPHTPWLNAAGPAALLVGYAWLSHMLVGAALLLSLLLLTACRSMLARRPPLPWPNAMPVTMLLWVALVGVSALLAMLSGRLVLILFAGLVITALACWLMHRHAAAPRFALLEVMLLTLPYLLTAPLSRVQNLFLLADIAPLWLLLAHGMIAVYHRQLALNLTLAWEKQQAAHRDPLTGFLNRSGGEAVMRDICQPSATLHPLSHLFIIEFGPLAALYQSHGVQIGDDVLRTVGERLRMLIRPNDFVCRYLGGQFVILVHDLPYGAEGEFLARIMPALEAPYTFGAFGEVKMQLKAGVLALTQDYAAVDDLMAAAQQALAEAKSGNNY, from the coding sequence ATGAGAAGTGCACCCCCCGCGTTAACGCCCAAAAGGCCGGCGCTGCTGAATTGGCTGCTGCACAGCCCGCGGCACGCCGATAGCGACCCGTTTAAACGCCAGATGCGACGCTCTCTGGCGCCCTCCCCCCATACGCCCTGGCTGAACGCCGCCGGCCCGGCCGCGCTGCTGGTGGGCTACGCCTGGCTAAGCCACATGCTTGTCGGCGCGGCGCTGTTGCTGTCGCTGCTGTTGCTGACCGCCTGCCGCAGCATGCTGGCGCGCCGGCCCCCACTGCCCTGGCCGAACGCCATGCCGGTGACGATGCTGCTGTGGGTGGCGCTGGTCGGCGTCAGCGCGCTGCTGGCGATGCTGTCGGGCCGCCTGGTGCTGATTTTGTTTGCCGGGCTGGTGATTACCGCCCTGGCCTGCTGGCTGATGCACCGCCACGCCGCCGCGCCGCGTTTCGCTCTGCTGGAAGTCATGCTGCTGACCTTGCCCTATTTGCTGACCGCGCCGCTGTCGCGCGTGCAAAACCTGTTCCTGCTGGCCGACATCGCGCCGCTGTGGCTGTTACTGGCGCACGGCATGATTGCCGTCTATCACCGGCAATTGGCGCTGAACCTCACCCTCGCCTGGGAAAAACAGCAGGCGGCGCATCGCGATCCGCTCACCGGCTTTCTGAACCGCAGCGGCGGCGAAGCGGTGATGCGCGATATCTGCCAGCCATCGGCGACGCTGCACCCGCTTTCGCATCTGTTTATTATCGAGTTCGGCCCGCTGGCGGCGCTGTATCAGAGCCACGGCGTGCAGATCGGCGATGACGTGCTGCGCACCGTCGGCGAGCGCCTCAGGATGCTGATCCGCCCCAACGACTTTGTCTGCCGCTACCTTGGCGGCCAGTTTGTGATCCTGGTGCACGATCTGCCATACGGCGCAGAGGGGGAATTTCTGGCGCGCATTATGCCCGCGCTGGAGGCGCCCTATACCTTTGGCGCTTTCGGCGAAGTGAAGATGCAGCTTAAGGCCGGCGTGCTGGCGCTGACGCAGGATTACGCAGCGGTGGACGATTTGATGGCGGCGGCGCAGCAGGCGCTGGCGGAGGCAAAAAGCGGCAATAATTATTAA
- a CDS encoding amino acid permease has protein sequence MAQQDIKTSGQQAPGLRRELKARHLTMIAIGGSIGTGLFVASGATVSQAGPGGALLSYALIGLMVYFLMTSLGELAAFMPVSGSFSTYGAKYVEEGFGFALGWNYWYNWAVTIAVDLVASQLVMTYWFPDTPGWIWSALFLGLMFLLNYISVKGFGEAEYWFSLIKVTTVIIFIGIGVLMIFGILKGGEHAGWQNWTVGDAPFAGGFSAMIGVAMIVGFSFQGTELIGIAAGESENPGKNIPRAVRQVFWRILLFYIFAILIISLIIPYTDPSLLRNDVKDISVSPFTLVFQHAGLLSAAAVMNAVILTAVLSAGNSGMYASTRMLFTLASEGKAPRIFAKLSKGGVPRNALYATTLVAGLCFLSSMFGNQSVYLWLLNTSGMTGFIAWLGIAISHYRFRRGYMLQGRDLNDLPYRSGFFPLGPIFAFVLCLIITLGQNYQAFLQDKIDWYGVTATYIGIPLFLIIWFGYKLTRGTRVVKYSEMEFPKMDVNK, from the coding sequence ATGGCTCAGCAGGATATAAAAACATCGGGGCAGCAAGCACCCGGATTGCGCCGCGAGCTGAAAGCCCGGCATTTAACCATGATCGCCATTGGCGGTTCCATCGGCACCGGCCTGTTTGTCGCCTCGGGCGCTACGGTTTCTCAGGCCGGCCCAGGCGGGGCATTGCTGTCCTACGCCCTGATCGGTTTGATGGTGTACTTCCTGATGACCAGCCTCGGCGAACTGGCGGCCTTTATGCCGGTGTCCGGTTCATTCTCCACCTACGGCGCCAAATACGTGGAAGAGGGCTTCGGCTTCGCGCTGGGCTGGAACTACTGGTACAACTGGGCGGTTACCATCGCCGTTGACCTGGTGGCTTCGCAGCTGGTGATGACCTATTGGTTCCCCGATACGCCGGGCTGGATCTGGAGCGCGCTGTTCCTCGGCCTGATGTTCCTGCTTAACTACATTTCGGTTAAAGGCTTCGGCGAAGCGGAATACTGGTTCTCGCTGATCAAGGTGACCACGGTCATTATCTTTATCGGCATCGGCGTGCTGATGATCTTCGGCATTCTGAAGGGCGGCGAGCATGCCGGCTGGCAGAACTGGACGGTAGGGGATGCGCCCTTCGCTGGCGGTTTCTCGGCGATGATAGGCGTGGCGATGATCGTCGGCTTCTCATTCCAGGGCACCGAGCTTATCGGCATCGCCGCCGGCGAGTCGGAAAACCCGGGCAAAAACATTCCGCGCGCGGTGCGTCAGGTGTTTTGGCGTATCTTGCTGTTCTATATCTTCGCCATCCTGATCATCAGCCTGATCATTCCTTATACCGATCCGAGCCTGTTGCGCAACGACGTTAAAGACATCAGCGTCAGCCCGTTCACCCTGGTGTTCCAGCATGCCGGCCTGCTGTCGGCGGCGGCGGTGATGAACGCGGTGATCCTGACCGCGGTGCTGTCCGCCGGCAACTCTGGCATGTACGCTTCAACCCGCATGCTGTTTACCCTGGCTTCGGAAGGCAAGGCGCCGCGCATCTTCGCCAAACTGTCGAAAGGCGGCGTGCCGCGCAATGCGCTCTATGCCACTACGCTGGTGGCGGGCCTGTGCTTCCTGAGCTCCATGTTCGGCAATCAGTCAGTCTACCTGTGGCTGTTGAACACCTCGGGCATGACCGGCTTTATCGCCTGGCTGGGTATCGCCATCAGCCATTACCGCTTCCGCCGCGGCTACATGCTGCAGGGGCGCGACTTGAACGATCTGCCGTATCGCTCCGGCTTCTTCCCGCTGGGGCCGATCTTCGCCTTCGTACTCTGCCTGATCATCACGCTGGGGCAAAACTACCAGGCGTTCCTGCAAGACAAAATCGACTGGTACGGCGTGACCGCGACCTATATCGGCATTCCGCTGTTCCTGATCATCTGGTTCGGCTACAAGCTGACGCGCGGCACACGTGTCGTGAAGTACAGCGAAATGGAATTCCCGAAGATGGACGTCAATAAATAA
- the yieE gene encoding DNA-binding transcriptional regulator YeiE — MHITLRQLEVFTEVLKSGSTTQASVVLALSQSAVSAALADLEGQLGVQLFDRVGKRLVINEHGRLLYPKALSLLEQAGEIEQLFRHDGGALRIAASSTIGNYMLPEMIARYRQSFPDTPLELNVGNSQDVIVAVADFRVDLGLIEGPCHMPELVTQPWQEDELVVFAAPDNPLAQQPLTLAALANAPWILRERGSGTREVLDHLLLAHLPHFQLVMELGNSEAIKHAVRHGIGISCLSRRVVGEQLASGALVELKVPLPPLMRTLYLIHHRQKHISNALQRFLSYCTL, encoded by the coding sequence ATGCATATCACCCTGCGTCAACTGGAAGTTTTCACCGAAGTGCTGAAAAGCGGTTCGACCACTCAGGCCTCGGTGGTGCTGGCGCTGTCGCAATCGGCGGTCAGCGCGGCGTTGGCGGATTTGGAGGGTCAACTGGGCGTCCAACTGTTCGACCGCGTCGGCAAGCGGCTGGTGATCAACGAACACGGCCGGTTGCTGTATCCCAAAGCTCTGTCGTTGCTCGAGCAGGCGGGGGAAATTGAGCAACTGTTCCGCCACGACGGCGGCGCGCTGCGCATCGCCGCCAGCAGCACCATCGGCAACTATATGCTGCCGGAGATGATCGCCCGCTACAGGCAGAGTTTTCCGGACACGCCGCTGGAGCTGAACGTCGGCAACAGCCAGGACGTGATCGTGGCGGTGGCGGATTTCCGCGTCGATCTGGGGCTGATCGAAGGGCCATGCCATATGCCGGAGCTGGTGACTCAGCCCTGGCAGGAAGATGAACTGGTGGTGTTCGCCGCGCCGGATAACCCGTTGGCGCAGCAGCCGCTGACGCTGGCGGCGTTGGCCAATGCGCCCTGGATCCTGCGCGAGCGCGGTTCGGGCACCCGCGAAGTGCTGGACCACTTGCTGCTGGCCCATCTGCCGCATTTCCAGCTGGTGATGGAGCTGGGCAACTCGGAGGCCATCAAGCACGCGGTGCGCCACGGCATTGGCATCAGCTGCCTGTCGCGGCGGGTGGTGGGCGAGCAGTTGGCCAGCGGCGCGCTGGTGGAGCTGAAGGTGCCGCTGCCGCCGCTGATGCGTACCCTGTATCTGATTCACCACCGGCAGAAACACATCTCCAACGCGCTGCAGCGTTTCCTCAGCTACTGCACGCTGTAA
- a CDS encoding YeiH family putative sulfate export transporter, with translation MATDTTHTFPERRYPLFGLPRLVPGLLLTGALTALAIWAGNIPRVAGLGLGALTLAILFGILVGNTLYPWLQPSCHSGVQLAKQRLLRLGIILYGFRLTFQQIADVGATGIVIDALTLTTTFLLACWLGKKVFGIDSQTAMLIGAGSSICGAAAVMATEPVLKADSSKVAVAVATVVVFGTLAIFAYPWLYQLNAHFQWMPFSQESFGIYAGSTIHEVAQVVAAGHAIGPDAENAAVIAKMIRVMMLAPFLLLISGYISRGGAASKADKSAITIPWFAVLFIGVAGLNSFNLLPATLVRHLITADTWMLAMAMAALGLTTHISAVRQAGVKPILLATLLFVWLIVGGAAINQLVQHLF, from the coding sequence ATGGCGACTGATACCACACACACCTTCCCGGAACGGCGATACCCCCTGTTTGGCCTGCCGAGGCTGGTGCCGGGGCTGCTGCTGACCGGCGCGCTGACCGCGTTAGCCATCTGGGCCGGCAATATTCCCCGGGTGGCGGGATTGGGGCTGGGGGCGCTGACGCTGGCGATCCTGTTCGGCATTCTGGTGGGCAACACGCTTTATCCCTGGCTGCAGCCCAGCTGCCACAGCGGAGTGCAGTTAGCCAAGCAGCGTCTGCTGCGCCTGGGGATCATCCTTTACGGCTTCCGGCTGACCTTTCAGCAAATCGCCGACGTCGGCGCCACCGGCATCGTTATCGACGCGCTGACGCTGACCACCACCTTCCTGCTGGCTTGCTGGCTGGGCAAGAAAGTGTTCGGCATCGACAGCCAGACCGCAATGCTGATCGGCGCCGGCAGCAGCATCTGCGGCGCGGCGGCGGTGATGGCGACCGAACCGGTGCTGAAAGCGGACTCCAGCAAAGTGGCGGTAGCAGTGGCCACCGTGGTGGTGTTCGGCACGCTGGCGATCTTCGCCTACCCCTGGCTGTATCAGCTGAATGCGCATTTCCAGTGGATGCCGTTCAGCCAGGAAAGCTTTGGTATTTACGCCGGTTCCACCATTCACGAGGTGGCGCAGGTAGTGGCCGCCGGGCACGCCATCGGGCCGGACGCCGAGAACGCCGCAGTGATCGCCAAAATGATCCGCGTGATGATGCTGGCGCCCTTCCTGTTGCTGATTTCCGGCTACATCAGCCGCGGCGGTGCAGCGAGCAAGGCGGACAAATCCGCCATCACCATTCCGTGGTTCGCCGTGCTGTTCATTGGCGTCGCCGGGCTGAACTCGTTCAACCTGCTGCCGGCGACGCTGGTGCGGCACCTGATTACCGCCGACACCTGGATGCTGGCGATGGCGATGGCGGCGCTGGGGCTGACCACCCACATCAGCGCGGTGCGTCAGGCTGGGGTAAAACCGATTCTGCTGGCCACCCTGCTGTTCGTCTGGCTGATCGTCGGCGGCGCCGCGATTAACCAACTGGTGCAACACCTGTTTTAA
- the nfo gene encoding deoxyribonuclease IV, with translation MKFVGAHVSASGGVDQAVIRAHELEATAFALFTKNQRQWKAAPLPADVIDKFKSACAQYGFGPGQILPHDSYLINLGHPVAEALEKSRDAFLDEMQRCEQLGLTLLNFHPGSHLLQIEEDKCLARIAESINIVLDKTEGVTAVIENTAGQGSNLGFKFEHLAAIIDGVEDKSRVGVCIDTCHAFAAGYDLRTEENCEQTFKQLGDIVGFNYLRGMHLNDAKSEFNSRVDRHHSLGEGNIGKTVFSYIMRDPRFDNIPLILETVNPDIWAEEIAWLKAQQ, from the coding sequence ATGAAGTTTGTCGGTGCACATGTCAGCGCGTCAGGCGGCGTGGATCAGGCGGTTATCCGCGCGCACGAATTAGAGGCGACCGCATTCGCCCTGTTCACCAAAAATCAGCGTCAATGGAAGGCCGCGCCGCTGCCCGCCGACGTGATTGATAAATTCAAGAGCGCCTGCGCCCAGTACGGCTTCGGGCCGGGGCAGATCCTGCCGCACGACAGCTACCTGATCAACCTGGGCCACCCGGTGGCCGAAGCGCTGGAAAAATCGCGCGACGCTTTCCTTGATGAAATGCAGCGCTGTGAACAGCTGGGGCTCACGCTGCTCAACTTCCACCCGGGCAGCCATCTGCTGCAGATAGAGGAAGATAAATGCCTGGCGCGCATCGCCGAATCGATCAATATCGTGTTGGATAAAACCGAGGGCGTAACGGCAGTGATCGAAAACACCGCCGGCCAGGGCAGCAATCTGGGGTTCAAATTCGAGCACCTGGCGGCGATCATCGACGGCGTGGAAGACAAAAGCCGCGTTGGCGTTTGCATCGACACCTGCCACGCCTTTGCCGCCGGTTACGATCTGCGTACCGAAGAAAACTGCGAACAAACCTTTAAGCAGCTGGGCGATATCGTCGGTTTCAACTACCTGCGCGGCATGCACCTGAACGACGCCAAAAGCGAGTTCAACAGCCGCGTCGACCGCCACCACAGCCTGGGCGAAGGCAACATCGGCAAAACGGTGTTCAGCTACATCATGCGCGATCCGCGCTTCGACAATATTCCGCTGATCCTCGAAACGGTGAACCCGGATATCTGGGCGGAAGAAATCGCCTGGCTGAAGGCGCAGCAGTAA
- the fruA gene encoding PTS fructose transporter subunit IIBC — MKTLLMIDSSLGQARSHLAKRMLEAAAAKTGLTLVASPADAELVVVAGQAAPADAALNGKLVYVGEVEHAVREPEAFLAQAKSAAQLYRTPAAAAVPVNAAGQKRIVAITACPTGVAHTFMAAEAIESEAKKRGWWVKVETRGSVGAGNAITPEEVAAADLVMVAADIEVDLDKFAGKPMYRTSTGLALKKTAQELDKALAEAEVFQPQKSGGAAPAGKKKEGNGPYRHLLTGVSYMLPMVVAGGLCIALSFVFGIKAFEEKGTLAAALMQIGGGSAFALMVPVLAGFIAFSIADRPGLTPGLIGGMLAVSTGAGFLGGIIAGFLAGYVARAISGKLHLPQSMEALKPILIIPLVASLITGLIMIYVVGTPVAKIMEGLTHWLQSLGTANAVLLGAILGAMMCTDMGGPVNKAAYAFGVALLSSSVYAPMAAIMAAGMVPPLAMGLATLLARRKFQKSEQEGGKAALVLGLCFISEGAIPFAARDPMRVLPCCIAGGALTGALSMAFGAKLMAPHGGLFVLLIPGAITPVLLYLVAIAAGTLLAGVAYALLKRAEAPVATAA, encoded by the coding sequence ATGAAAACGCTGCTGATGATAGACAGTTCGCTGGGGCAGGCCCGCAGCCACCTGGCGAAACGCATGCTGGAAGCCGCCGCGGCCAAAACCGGCCTGACGCTGGTGGCGTCGCCGGCGGATGCCGAACTGGTGGTGGTGGCGGGGCAGGCTGCGCCCGCCGACGCCGCGCTGAACGGTAAATTGGTTTATGTTGGCGAAGTTGAACACGCGGTGCGCGAGCCGGAAGCCTTCCTGGCGCAGGCTAAAAGCGCCGCTCAGCTTTACCGGACGCCGGCTGCTGCGGCCGTGCCGGTAAACGCCGCCGGGCAAAAGCGCATCGTGGCGATCACCGCCTGCCCAACCGGGGTGGCGCACACCTTTATGGCGGCAGAAGCCATTGAAAGTGAAGCCAAAAAACGTGGCTGGTGGGTGAAGGTGGAAACCCGCGGCTCAGTGGGCGCCGGCAATGCCATCACGCCGGAAGAAGTGGCGGCGGCCGATTTGGTAATGGTGGCTGCGGACATCGAAGTGGATCTGGACAAGTTTGCCGGTAAGCCGATGTACCGCACGTCGACCGGGTTGGCGCTGAAGAAAACTGCGCAGGAGCTGGACAAGGCGCTGGCCGAAGCTGAAGTCTTTCAGCCGCAAAAAAGCGGCGGTGCGGCCCCTGCAGGGAAAAAGAAAGAGGGCAACGGCCCTTATCGCCACCTGCTGACCGGCGTGTCCTACATGCTGCCGATGGTGGTGGCCGGCGGCCTGTGCATCGCGCTGTCGTTCGTGTTCGGCATCAAGGCGTTTGAAGAGAAAGGCACCCTGGCGGCGGCGCTGATGCAGATCGGCGGCGGCTCGGCGTTTGCGCTGATGGTGCCGGTATTGGCCGGTTTTATCGCCTTCTCGATCGCCGATCGTCCGGGCCTGACGCCGGGCCTGATCGGCGGCATGCTGGCGGTCAGCACCGGGGCTGGCTTCCTCGGCGGCATCATCGCCGGTTTCCTGGCGGGCTATGTCGCCAGGGCGATCAGCGGCAAGCTGCATCTGCCGCAGAGCATGGAGGCGCTGAAGCCGATTCTGATCATTCCGCTGGTGGCCAGCCTGATCACCGGCCTGATCATGATTTACGTGGTCGGCACGCCGGTGGCGAAAATCATGGAAGGCCTGACCCATTGGCTGCAGTCGCTGGGTACCGCCAATGCGGTGCTGCTGGGGGCTATCCTGGGCGCAATGATGTGTACCGACATGGGTGGCCCGGTCAATAAGGCGGCTTACGCCTTCGGCGTGGCGCTGCTGAGTTCGTCGGTGTATGCGCCTATGGCGGCGATTATGGCCGCGGGCATGGTGCCGCCGCTGGCGATGGGGCTGGCGACGCTGCTGGCGCGCCGCAAGTTCCAGAAATCCGAGCAAGAAGGCGGTAAAGCGGCGCTGGTGCTGGGTCTGTGCTTTATTTCTGAGGGCGCTATCCCGTTTGCCGCCCGCGACCCGATGCGCGTGCTGCCATGCTGCATCGCCGGCGGGGCGCTGACCGGCGCGCTGTCGATGGCGTTCGGCGCCAAGCTGATGGCGCCGCACGGCGGGCTGTTTGTGCTGCTGATCCCGGGCGCCATCACGCCGGTGCTGCTGTATCTGGTGGCGATCGCCGCCGGTACGCTGCTGGCGGGCGTGGCTTACGCCTTGCTGAAACGTGCCGAGGCGCCGGTGGCCACTGCTGCTTAA
- the fruK gene encoding 1-phosphofructokinase — MSRRVATITLNPAYDLVGFCPEIERGEVNRVKTAGLHAAGKGINVAKVLKDLGIDVTVGGFLGKDNQDGFQLLFSDLGIANRFQVVPGRTRINVKLTEKDGEVTDFNFSGFEVTPQDWERFVNDSLSWLGQFDMVAVSGSLPAGVDPDAFTDWMIRLRAQCPCIIFDSSREALVAGLKAAPWLVKPNRRELEIWAGRPLPQLADVVEAAHALRDQGIAHVVISLGAEGALWVNASGAWIAKPPSCEVVSTVGAGDSMVGGLIYGLLMRESSEHTLRLATAVAALAVSQSNVGVTDRPQLAAMMARVDLKPFNP, encoded by the coding sequence ATGAGCAGAAGAGTAGCAACTATTACCTTGAACCCGGCTTACGATCTGGTGGGCTTTTGCCCGGAGATCGAACGCGGGGAAGTCAACCGGGTGAAAACCGCCGGCCTGCACGCCGCCGGCAAAGGGATTAACGTCGCCAAAGTGTTGAAGGATTTGGGCATCGACGTCACCGTCGGCGGTTTTCTGGGCAAAGACAACCAGGACGGCTTCCAGTTGCTGTTCAGCGATCTGGGCATCGCCAACCGCTTCCAGGTGGTGCCGGGCCGTACCCGCATCAACGTCAAGCTGACCGAAAAAGACGGCGAAGTGACCGATTTCAACTTTTCGGGCTTTGAGGTGACGCCGCAGGACTGGGAGCGTTTCGTCAATGATTCCCTGAGCTGGCTGGGCCAGTTCGACATGGTGGCGGTCAGCGGTAGCCTGCCGGCCGGCGTCGATCCCGACGCCTTTACCGACTGGATGATCCGGCTGCGCGCGCAGTGCCCATGCATTATTTTCGACAGCAGCCGCGAGGCGCTGGTCGCCGGGCTGAAAGCGGCGCCATGGCTGGTGAAGCCGAACCGCCGCGAGCTGGAAATTTGGGCGGGGCGCCCGCTGCCGCAGCTGGCGGACGTGGTGGAAGCCGCGCATGCGCTGCGCGATCAGGGCATCGCCCACGTGGTGATATCTCTCGGCGCCGAGGGCGCGCTGTGGGTGAACGCCTCCGGCGCCTGGATCGCCAAACCGCCATCCTGCGAGGTGGTCAGCACCGTGGGCGCCGGCGATTCGATGGTCGGCGGCCTGATTTACGGCCTGCTGATGCGCGAGTCCAGTGAACATACCTTGCGTTTGGCCACCGCCGTGGCCGCGCTGGCGGTAAGCCAGAGCAACGTCGGCGTGACCGATCGTCCCCAGTTGGCCGCGATGATGGCGCGCGTCGACCTGAAACCTTTCAACCCATAA